Proteins from one Impatiens glandulifera chromosome 2, dImpGla2.1, whole genome shotgun sequence genomic window:
- the LOC124924468 gene encoding coiled-coil domain-containing protein 1-like codes for MKNDVSAADDLVEKDLEINKDVADENDDVDDLLNEKEDAADMNDVVDRLNEKEDVVDGLEMINNDRNDAADGLEMINNDDVGLEDAVVDGLEMINNAAVVDDDKDSSAVDDASAVDGLEMNKEVVVDDDQNKDAAAETVVVETAADEEANENKDEEPAAVVDKNAELGKKELATKKKRKVVLAKNRLQQLGKKRKMNEEADMEKMNDEEADMGKKNDEEGQSFRRKKRSTQLGNYTDPNGKSFKLIDPVTVNPLLDYDSELLDELKQWLKLEDEDKINLVLFHAGRELFNRMLRPQNWLHDQQVKKK; via the exons ATGAAG AATGATGTTTCTGCTGCTGATGATTTAGTGGAGAAGGATTTGGAAATCAACAAAGATGTTGCTGATgagaatgatgatgttgatgatctGCTGAATGAAAAAGAAGATGCTGCTGATATGAATGATGTTGTTGATCGGttgaatgagaaagaagatgttgttgatgggttggagatgatAAACAATGATCGGAATGATGCTGCCGATGGGTTGGAGATGATAAACAATGATGATGTTGGGTTGGAGGAtgctgttgttgatggtttggagatgaTAAACAATGctgctgttgttgatgatgacaaAGATTCTTCtgctgttgatg ATGCTTCTGCTGTTGATGGTTTAGAGATGAACAAAGaagttgttgttgatgatgatcaaaACAAAGATGCTGCTGCTGAAACTGTTGTTGTTGAAACTGCTGCTGATGAAGAGGCT aatgaaaacaaagatgaagAGCCTGCAGCAGTTGTTGATAAGAATGCTGAGTTGGGAAAGAAAGAATTGGccacgaagaagaagaggaaggtgGTTTTGGCCAAAAATAGGTTGCAGCAGTTGGGcaagaaaaggaagatgaaTGAAGAGGCTGACATGGAAAAGATGAATGATGAAGAGGCTGACATGggaaagaagaatgatgaagag GGACAGAGTTTTCGGAGAAAGAAGAGGTCCACACAATTGGGGAACTACACAGATCCTAATGGAAAATCCTTTAAACTCATTGATCCAGTAACTGTCAATCCTCTTTTAGATTATGATAGTGAACTGTTGGATGAGTTGAAACAATGGCTGAAGCTGGAGGATGAAGACAAGATAAATCTGGTTCTTTTCCATGCTGGTCGAGAATTGTTTAACAGAATGTTGAGGCCTCAGAATTGGCTACATGATCAG CAGGTTAAAAAGAAATAG